A genomic window from Flavobacterium hankyongi includes:
- a CDS encoding LysM peptidoglycan-binding domain-containing protein yields the protein MNTKYNDFKTHTVKQNETVQDICMSNNISESDLAQANPQIPLASYGGGFFSSEKFKLDIKPGDELKIPFHNEEKDKKGVKTIKGNNTVKVGIWENYEVTDWFEGTPEEDRTEEKVKWDLYYMQNGTKPELVLQKEEGKIRFQEKAVGNKYKVVAYLDEPNLNNGSALLLNVEASEKKEILSIKISDVNNKPINGTLSYGQIINVHVETTGMKGEYIDISLWEDDAKGEGHSDTNKYNEVDKKEKVLIGNKGVAHTQFTLKPDFKKIANAHLSKGDSSEGSQHEYYVTAYASGESKASPNINVRNPDYKEKKNTETQDHLNGNKPKPSAPDYKGPAKNEQPKPATSDQTGISAIYITDDKGVKLTKSAYGKTIRVYVASKGLKNKKVRLWLYEHDTFDSNDELYSKDIIITSDLCYDNIKLTEKMQTKGNEYEIGEGISQELFARAKIMDVPAHIISKSLKADVTSTVVDVAESTTVAKVADSKVEAPKGNSCGEKFCIKKGDKSELIREINIRLAGFGGNVPTDEFTDRTEKMIKQFQRDYMKVPETGKVCGNVLLAIDDFSLKFDISTAIWNQLKCSCSTKGKQVISKLRGIKELNSCSGFGDSTGKDTYGGNAKSEKFHRYEYPGIHRSLLFGIKALQFYFSKQTTYKIDQITSGYRCRFKNYTTTNHQGKAIDIQFSKGDWQIRGEQKKNLEPLRDIRDSLYIKYLGAQKEWPAKNLFSIEPIDLLYDKKGNVRFDHTFSWIHVDVREFDSKYLEDKYFCKNSTSLNSKSIMQLARESGYENTCACMAPKAVVEPPKKETKSGCYCKKDLTEDLLKKIASNATDANVKKYLDGFNKTFDKFKMDSCLKKAHFFGQVIVESGSFKYNVEQGSAEYLAKYGGWHGRGLIQLTSKANYEEFEKAIGEDFTSSEKNRDKVAESPYAVYSAGWFWDNRSLNDLAANNDFIYICYKVNGGFNHIDDRLKSVKKGFEVLYDSCVNDKNKKTDYKFSESKAYNVKKAAFAWGLWHDSAFDKKGCEKSKEKAIEGYQRYVDMTTSTDDETNWYGISGLSEFSDLVYTKVISGKVKKFVNVRKAAEKRLKDLKK from the coding sequence ATGAACACAAAGTACAACGACTTTAAGACACATACTGTTAAGCAGAATGAGACAGTTCAGGATATTTGCATGTCAAATAATATTTCTGAAAGTGATTTAGCACAAGCCAATCCTCAAATTCCACTTGCTTCCTATGGCGGAGGGTTCTTTAGTTCAGAAAAGTTTAAGTTAGATATTAAACCCGGTGACGAACTCAAGATTCCTTTTCATAATGAAGAAAAAGATAAAAAGGGTGTAAAAACTATAAAAGGCAATAACACTGTAAAAGTAGGTATTTGGGAAAATTATGAAGTAACCGATTGGTTTGAAGGTACCCCTGAAGAAGACAGAACTGAAGAAAAAGTAAAGTGGGATTTGTATTATATGCAAAATGGCACTAAACCCGAGCTTGTTTTACAGAAAGAAGAAGGTAAAATTCGTTTTCAGGAAAAAGCTGTTGGTAATAAATACAAAGTAGTGGCTTATCTTGATGAACCCAATTTAAACAATGGTAGCGCGTTATTACTTAATGTAGAAGCTTCTGAGAAAAAAGAAATCTTAAGTATTAAAATATCCGATGTAAACAATAAACCCATTAATGGTACATTATCTTATGGACAAATCATAAATGTTCATGTAGAAACGACAGGAATGAAAGGTGAATATATTGATATATCATTATGGGAGGATGATGCAAAAGGTGAAGGACATAGCGATACTAATAAATATAATGAGGTTGATAAAAAAGAAAAAGTATTAATTGGGAATAAAGGTGTTGCACATACACAGTTTACTTTGAAACCTGATTTCAAAAAAATTGCCAATGCTCATTTGTCTAAAGGAGATTCTAGTGAAGGAAGTCAACACGAATATTATGTAACAGCCTATGCATCTGGTGAATCTAAGGCTAGTCCTAATATTAACGTAAGGAACCCTGATTATAAAGAAAAGAAGAACACAGAAACCCAGGATCATTTAAACGGAAACAAACCTAAACCTTCAGCACCCGATTATAAAGGACCAGCAAAAAATGAACAACCCAAGCCAGCAACATCAGATCAAACAGGGATAAGCGCTATTTATATTACGGATGACAAAGGTGTTAAATTGACTAAGAGTGCTTATGGTAAAACAATAAGGGTATATGTAGCTTCTAAAGGTCTTAAAAATAAAAAAGTTAGACTGTGGTTATATGAGCATGATACTTTCGATTCTAATGATGAATTATATTCAAAAGACATTATTATTACTTCAGATTTATGTTACGATAACATAAAGCTTACAGAAAAGATGCAAACCAAAGGGAATGAATACGAGATAGGTGAAGGTATTTCTCAAGAATTATTTGCTCGAGCAAAAATAATGGATGTCCCAGCTCATATTATTAGTAAAAGTTTAAAGGCAGATGTTACTTCTACAGTTGTTGATGTAGCAGAGAGTACTACAGTGGCGAAGGTGGCTGATTCTAAGGTTGAAGCGCCAAAAGGCAATAGCTGTGGAGAGAAATTCTGTATTAAGAAAGGTGATAAGAGTGAATTAATTCGTGAAATTAATATACGCCTTGCAGGTTTTGGAGGAAATGTGCCAACCGATGAATTTACAGATAGAACTGAAAAAATGATTAAGCAGTTTCAGCGAGACTATATGAAAGTTCCTGAGACAGGAAAAGTGTGTGGAAATGTGTTGTTAGCAATAGACGATTTTTCACTTAAATTTGATATATCAACTGCTATTTGGAATCAGCTTAAATGTAGTTGTTCAACCAAAGGAAAGCAAGTAATAAGTAAACTTAGAGGTATTAAAGAGCTTAATAGTTGCAGTGGTTTTGGTGATTCGACAGGTAAGGATACTTATGGTGGAAATGCTAAATCTGAAAAATTTCACAGATATGAATATCCAGGTATTCACCGCTCTTTACTTTTTGGAATAAAAGCATTACAATTTTACTTTAGCAAGCAGACAACTTATAAAATTGATCAAATAACTTCAGGTTATAGATGTCGTTTTAAAAATTATACAACAACTAATCATCAAGGTAAAGCAATTGATATTCAATTTAGTAAGGGAGATTGGCAAATTAGGGGAGAGCAAAAAAAGAATTTAGAGCCATTAAGAGATATAAGAGACAGTCTTTATATTAAATATCTTGGTGCACAAAAAGAATGGCCTGCTAAAAATTTGTTTTCCATTGAACCTATCGATTTGCTTTATGACAAAAAAGGAAATGTTAGATTTGATCATACTTTTAGTTGGATCCATGTTGATGTAAGAGAGTTCGATTCAAAATATTTAGAGGATAAGTATTTTTGTAAAAATTCAACTTCTTTAAATAGTAAAAGTATAATGCAATTAGCCAGAGAAAGTGGTTATGAAAATACATGTGCATGCATGGCACCTAAAGCAGTTGTAGAACCACCTAAAAAAGAAACTAAGTCTGGTTGTTATTGCAAGAAAGATTTGACAGAAGATTTATTGAAAAAAATTGCATCTAATGCAACTGATGCAAATGTGAAAAAATATTTAGATGGATTCAATAAGACTTTTGATAAATTTAAAATGGATAGTTGTTTGAAAAAAGCTCATTTTTTTGGACAAGTAATAGTTGAATCAGGAAGTTTTAAATATAATGTGGAACAAGGAAGTGCAGAATATTTAGCTAAATATGGTGGTTGGCATGGTCGAGGGCTAATACAATTGACTTCAAAAGCTAATTATGAAGAATTTGAAAAAGCAATTGGAGAAGATTTTACTTCTTCTGAAAAAAATAGAGATAAAGTCGCAGAATCTCCTTATGCAGTATATTCGGCTGGTTGGTTTTGGGACAATAGAAGTTTAAATGATTTAGCAGCTAATAATGACTTTATTTACATCTGCTATAAGGTTAATGGAGGGTTTAATCATATTGATGATAGATTAAAAAGTGTAAAAAAAGGTTTTGAAGTTCTTTATGATAGTTGTGTTAATGACAAGAATAAAAAAACGGATTATAAATTTTCAGAGAGTAAGGCGTATAATGTAAAAAAAGCTGCTTTTGCTTGGGGACTTTGGCATGATTCTGCTTTTGATAAAAAAGGATGCGAAAAGAGCAAAGAAAAGGCAATTGAAGGATATCAGCGCTATGTTGATATGACTACATCTACTGATGATGAGACAAATTGGTATGGAATATCTGGATTAAGTGAATTTTCAGATTTAGTATATACTAAAGTTATTTCAGGAAAAGTCAAGAAGTTTGTTAATGTAAGAAAAGCAGCAGAAAAAAGATTAAAAGATTTAAAAAAATGA
- a CDS encoding DUF4280 domain-containing protein: MSEKHLVCQGAICQCKFGSTPDKLKVKTQKKTFINDPEGSEKLMATNKDIGQTFEKNTFGPCKQQPIPGGYKTCQAQVTQWTGFYEKITLDENKGKALTESSKATCPIGGPDCITITDHGQKAKPSQQQARKANPTATNQLNPAVDTASYQIEEEQMQTNHAE, from the coding sequence ATGTCAGAAAAACATCTAGTTTGTCAAGGGGCAATTTGCCAATGTAAGTTTGGTAGTACGCCAGATAAGTTGAAAGTCAAAACCCAAAAGAAAACTTTCATCAATGATCCAGAAGGTAGCGAAAAATTAATGGCTACTAATAAGGATATTGGTCAAACATTCGAAAAAAATACTTTCGGACCTTGTAAGCAACAACCCATACCGGGAGGATACAAAACCTGTCAAGCACAGGTTACACAATGGACTGGTTTTTACGAGAAAATTACCTTAGATGAAAACAAAGGTAAAGCACTTACGGAATCTAGCAAAGCCACTTGTCCTATTGGTGGTCCTGACTGTATTACAATAACAGATCACGGACAAAAAGCAAAGCCAAGTCAGCAACAAGCCAGAAAAGCCAATCCAACGGCTACCAATCAGCTTAATCCTGCTGTAGACACAGCTTCATATCAGATTGAAGAAGAACAAATGCAAACCAATCACGCTGAATAA
- a CDS encoding LemA family protein: MPTIVSYILIALLVIIVVSSIVSMYNKLVMLKFNVEKAFANIDIILKQRADEIPEVIKVLKESMRYEESVLEKLTQLRTSFLNTKSNDEKITLSNDIASTLKNVFSVSENYPDLKVNQNFLSLQARVSQIEDAISDRREFFNESINMYNIGINEFPSFILAKLLFYKEKPLLIITEEEKKYNGIQF; encoded by the coding sequence ATGCCAACTATTGTATCGTACATACTTATAGCACTTTTAGTAATTATTGTTGTTTCATCAATAGTTTCAATGTATAACAAATTAGTGATGTTGAAATTTAATGTCGAAAAGGCATTTGCCAACATTGATATTATTTTAAAGCAAAGAGCTGATGAGATTCCTGAAGTAATAAAGGTGCTAAAAGAATCGATGCGATACGAAGAAAGTGTTTTAGAAAAACTGACGCAACTGAGAACTAGCTTTTTAAATACTAAAAGTAATGATGAAAAAATTACCCTTTCTAATGATATAGCCAGTACATTAAAAAACGTTTTTTCAGTTTCAGAAAATTATCCTGATTTAAAGGTAAACCAAAATTTTTTATCACTTCAAGCAAGAGTATCTCAAATTGAAGATGCAATTTCTGATCGAAGAGAATTTTTTAATGAAAGTATAAATATGTACAATATTGGAATCAATGAATTTCCAAGTTTTATACTTGCTAAATTGCTTTTTTATAAAGAAAAACCGCTTTTAATAATAACTGAAGAAGAAAAAAAATACAATGGAATTCAGTTCTAG